Genomic DNA from Gemmatimonadota bacterium:
ACGCGTTTTGGAAGAGAAACCAGCCTACACAAGAGGCGATGATAATGTAAACAGGGCTTCGCCAGAAAGTGAAGAACGGAAGAATACCCATTACGAATCCTCCCGTATCAGGATGGGAAATAGCTGGTCAAGGTTCAGGGACTGACTGGTGATGTCAGCTTGATATGTCTGCTTGAATTGATCTGCATTGCCCAGTGTCTGATTGACGATCAGTTGTGCTTGTACCCCGTTTACAGTTTGCGACAGGATATAAGGTTCAGAAAATTGCTGGGGTAGATTGTTTCCTGTGACTGTCCACTTTGCGTAGGTCTGGTGCAGATCGTCCAGCGACTTGTCGGCTTTGATTGTCCCTTCGTCGAGGCATACGACCCAATCTACTATTTTTTCGATGTCCCGCAGAATGTGGGAGGAGATCACGATTGTGTTTTCGTCTTCAGCCAGAAGTGTCATTAGAAATTTCAACAATGTCTCCCGGGCAATGGGGTCCAGGCCACTGACTGGCTCATCTAAGATCAATAATTCGGGATGATGACATACTGCCAGTATGATTCCCAATTTTTGCATGTTCCCCGAAGACAAATTGCCCACGCGTGCGGATGTTTCCAGTTCGAGTTCGCGCAGCAGATGCGCTTCCAGGTCGTGGTCCCATATTTCGTAAAATGAGGACACGTAGCGCAGATGTTGTTTGACGGTCATCCATTCAAAAAAGCGGTTTTCCTGGTGTACCACGCCTATGCGCGAGAGTTCATTTGCTCCCAACTGGTCGCACGCGCGTCCCAGTGTTTTACACGTGCCCTCTGTGGGCAAATACAGGCCGATCATGTGCTGGATCAAGGTGGTTTTGCCCCCGCCATTGCGTCCGATCAATCCAATTACGCGATGCGCCCCAAGAGAGAGCGTTACAGAGTTGAGCGCTGTGGTGTCACCGAATTTTTTGGTCAGTGATGTGGCTTCAAATACAGATGTCTGATCAGGTATCATGATTATCTTCCTCCAGGGTATCTAAGATGGAGATGAAAAGATCTACGACTTCCGCCCGATCTACCCCCAACTGCCGAACCATTGTTGCCAATTGTGTGAGTTGTGGTTTGAGTTGTTCCAGTTTTTCGGCGTGTACGATCTGATCTTGTAGTGGTTTTATAGTTAAGGGGCGCCCGCGCCGCCGCTCGACCAATCCTTCTGCTTCCAATAAGCTATACGCTTTGCTCACTGTCATTGGGTTGAGTCCCAGTTGTCCCGATAATGCGCGGGTCGAGGGTAGTTCGTCTCCCGGCGCGAGTAGCCCGCTGACTACGTGGAATTTCACCTGGTCGATAATTTGGCGAAAAACGGGTATGCCATTGTGGTGGTCAATCGAGATCAACATGAGGCAATCCTCTCAATAGGTGAATTACTGTATTACTAATATA
This window encodes:
- a CDS encoding ABC transporter ATP-binding protein; amino-acid sequence: MIPDQTSVFEATSLTKKFGDTTALNSVTLSLGAHRVIGLIGRNGGGKTTLIQHMIGLYLPTEGTCKTLGRACDQLGANELSRIGVVHQENRFFEWMTVKQHLRYVSSFYEIWDHDLEAHLLRELELETSARVGNLSSGNMQKLGIILAVCHHPELLILDEPVSGLDPIARETLLKFLMTLLAEDENTIVISSHILRDIEKIVDWVVCLDEGTIKADKSLDDLHQTYAKWTVTGNNLPQQFSEPYILSQTVNGVQAQLIVNQTLGNADQFKQTYQADITSQSLNLDQLFPILIREDS
- a CDS encoding GntR family transcriptional regulator, which produces MLISIDHHNGIPVFRQIIDQVKFHVVSGLLAPGDELPSTRALSGQLGLNPMTVSKAYSLLEAEGLVERRRGRPLTIKPLQDQIVHAEKLEQLKPQLTQLATMVRQLGVDRAEVVDLFISILDTLEEDNHDT